One segment of Melospiza melodia melodia isolate bMelMel2 unplaced genomic scaffold, bMelMel2.pri scaffold_34, whole genome shotgun sequence DNA contains the following:
- the LOC134434243 gene encoding olfactory receptor 14J1-like: DLGSICTTVPKAMHNSLWDTRDISYSGCAAQVFFFAFFMSAEFSLLTVMCYDRYVSICKPLHYRTLLGSRACAHMAAAAWASAFLYSLLHTANTFSLPLCHGNALDQFFCEIPQILKLSCSKSYLRELGLLVLSALLFFACFVFIVFSYVQIFRAVLRIPSEQGRHKAFSTCLPHLAVLSLFVSTSFFAYLKPPSISSPSLDLALSVLYSVVPPAGSA, encoded by the coding sequence gacctgggctccatctgcaccactgtccccaaagccatgcacaattccctctgggacaccagagacatctcctactcaggatgtgctgctcaggtgtttttctttgccttcttcatgtcagcagagttttctctcctgaccgtaatgtgctacgaccgctacgtgtccatctgcaaacccctgcactacaggaccctcctgggcagcagagcttgtgcccacatggcagcagctgcctgggccagtgcctttctctattcactgctgcacacagccaatacattttccctacccctgtgccatggcaatgccctggaccagttcttctgtgaaatcccacagatcctcaaactctcctgctccaaatcctatctcagggaacttgggcttcttgtgctaagtgctcttctattttttgcttgttttgtgttcattgttttctcctatgtgcagatcttcagggctgtgctgaggatcccctctgagcagggacggcacaaagccttttccacctgcctccctcacctggctgtactctccctctttgtcagcactagcttttttgcctacctgaagccaccctccatctcctccccatccctggatctggccctgtcagttctgtactcggtggtgcctcca